The Chanos chanos chromosome 3, fChaCha1.1, whole genome shotgun sequence genome segment tAACCATGTATCCTTCTGAGGCAGTAGGTCAGGTCATCTTTGCTGTTTACGGCTTTGTAACAGGAAGTGATGTAGGTGAAGTTGTTGGTTTTCTGCAGGCGGTTGGGTGGGGGAAGGGGTTCCAAGGGGAAGAGACTGTGGTAACTGTCCACCTCAGACGGTACccctaaaacacagcacagacatctgTCATCtctcatgtctttctttctcacactcacaaacacacacacaaacacacacacacacatttacacatacacaaaccctcTTTACGTGCAGATCACAGCAGACTCAGCATTGCATTCCCATATCTTTCATGTGCATCACTAAAATAACAACAGGTATACCCCCTAGACCACAGTGATGGGGCAgataaagacacaaacagccagTGAGGGCCATTCAAACAActcagtgaaagacaaaaaaaaaaaaaagaaaagaaaagaaaagaaaagaaaagaaaagaaaagaaaaaagaaaaacacacacaccctttagCAAACAGAgactctaacacacatacaaaagccaGACAAAAGGATGTGGGTTCCATCTCAGACAAGACATGATCCCAGGTTACCCTGGACCACAAGACAACCTCACGAACGGTCAGGAGACATCCTTAAccgtcaaacaaaacaaaaaaaaaaatccctccacACCTGGAGAGCATTTCACAACCATTTCACAATACAGTGCAAACGTTCCCccacgcgccccccccccccccgccccccctcacCTGGGTTCTCCGTCTGATCTATCTGCGCCATCGTTATCAAATGCCTGTTGATTAATTCCTGACAGACACAGggtgaaaggaggagaaaacatGAATAAGATTTGGTTTCGTTAACAATATCATTTTGACACGTCAAGTTGTCAGGAGTTTTCTGTTTATCAGTACTAACAATCCTTAGTCTCTAACATGTGGTCTTGTAAAACGGTGcgatattttgtttttaagtcaGATGAGTGGGGATTCGGTTGTGAATACGAAAACGATACAAAAAAGACAAGTGATGCTTCGTCAGTGCTTGGCTTTGGTCGGGTTGAATAACCCTGAGGGAGCAGGGgaaaggagatggaggaggagagggaggaggaagcgtgtgtttgtgagtaccTGTCGGAGTTCGTCGGCCATGAAGAAGGATGGCGCGTTGGCTTTGGGTTGCATATACGCCACATGAGGGGCAGTTTGAGGGTAGATATGATAATTAGGAAACACCTGCAAGCGTAATACATGGCAAAATGAGACCATATTtctgaaggaaataaaaaaaaaaaaaaattgaaatctAAGTGAACCTATGGAACGTACCATCCCTGCCATGGGTGCGGGGGTGTTGTCAGTGTAGAAATAGGTGGTTCCGCCAACAGTCTCCTTCTGGATGACATGGGCTCCGCCCCCTTGGTCGGACGCAGTGGTAGGCACCATGTAATTGGCCGGATTCGGGTTGGGGGTGTGGCTTCGTCGGCGAGGGGCGGGTGAAGTGTGAGGGGTGATTTTTGGCGAGTGGAGGGGAGAGGAACCAGCAGACAGAGACATccctgtgggggggggggggggggacatctCAAGTTTCACAAAACGTATCGTCTGTCTCACCCCAAGCTTTATTCTAAAAAGTCAAACAGGCTGCACAGGTGTATGCGGTAGGGGTATGCAAAGCTCTCTAAGAAAAATATTCCAGccaaaccaaaaacataacAGTCTCACAAAAGTATAACCAGATTCACTTCACAGCTCATCATTTCTAACTGATTCATCATGTACTGTAGTTTGGGTCTGGACTCAAAGAAGAACCCAAAACAACACCCCTTGACACAAACTACGGAGACCAAGGAAAGCTTAAATGCCATAAAGAGAGCCCCACAACTTCCACTCAGTCACCGTCAGGGTGAGGAGGATAACCTCAGGGAAGCGCCGGTTCTGAACGGGTCGGCCCGGGATCACTCACCGGGTGCCAGGGCTGCCGCAGAGGAGCCACCCAGGCTGGGGTGAGGGAAGAGCGGGGAGGGAAACGCCTGCACGGCCGTCTGAGACATGGTGGCCATGCGTGGAGCACCTTTAGGGATAAACTCACTAGCTGCTGGGTTAGGGGCCTtccacagagtgagagagagggggagagagagagagagagagacagagacagacagacagagcaaattAAGTCAAAGGTTGTCAATAAATTTAGCAGACTAATGTTGAGTTATAAAGTTTAACTTCCTCACTCTGAGTAATCTGGAAACCGTAatgtcaaaaccaaaaccaaaaaaaaaaaaaaagaaacagaaaaagaaaaagaaaaagaaagaagaatccctccctccttttctaaGTCTGAAACAGCTTGGTGAAGACTGCATTTTGCGGTGGAATACAGCTGCTTCTGTCAGAAACCCAACCCAAGCCCGTCACAGTATTGCAGAAAGCAGACGGACTTTCCGTAAACAGGCTTTCTGTAAAGGTGCGGACGGTGGATCTCTCACCTTCCTCCGCTGTGATATGCTCAGAGCACCAAAGTCGCTGAAGAGCGAAGAGGTCGGAGAGTTAATGGGATCTGCggtgaacacagagaggaaacacgGGATCAAACACGGACACGCTTTCCAAATTCCCAATATCAAAATCAATaaccacacccccaccccccacccccagcacaAAATCCCGATCATCAAACTGAATGAGCTGTTCTGCTGACTggtgtgtctctctgtactGTTGTTTTAGGCATTACTGGGTGCTGTTCATCAGTGATAACTTGTTCGTTTGGGTAAATATTCAGTGAATTCACTTTTTTGGAGCCGCCGTGCATCTGAAGTATTCAAATGTTCCTCTGTTCTTAGATACGCTCTTTCTCGTCAAACACGGAGCaagagtggagacagagaggacagtggagacagagcgGACAGAATTTCACGTCATCACGTGGACCGCGCTCTGCATTAAACGACGACATTCACTCAAACCGTCTGTCGGCGCACGCGTTATACACAACCtgacagcaaacacactgaactaatCTCAGACCATGTTAGgaggttgtttatttttttcttccatatACTAAAAATCAGGCCTTCTGTAGATTTGTCCTCAGTGTTGCTCTGAACAAGCATTCTGAGTTCAGAACCCTTGAAGTTTTAagggctgggggggtggggggtgctgaTAACTCTGGGACAGGGCCAGAGAGTGCCGTGTTTTGGTATAAACCAGAGGTGGCCCTCACCGTGGGTGCTGTGGGTATAGTTCTTGGCACCGTCGTTGAGCAGACTGggggagctgctgctgctggtcatCCGCTGCGTGACATAAAAAACCCACAAAATTAAAAACGACACCCAGACAGGCGTCGTCCCCTGCACACCTAATGTGGCCCGTGTGGAAATGAAGTCGtggcccccccacacacacacacacacacacacacacacacacacacacaaacacacacacacaagaaaaataacaataaatacatGCTTAAATGGTGCCGTTTATACACTGACGctgtcaaaacaaatacatgtgcCCAaaatactccttttttttttgttttgtttgttttttttcggcTATGAGCTTCAGATAAAGTTGTGTTCTAACATCTCTGGTGACCACTGTAGGGAGTGCAGAGAGGGCTTTCTTTTAGCAGCACtcactgaaaacattaaaactggATTCGCTGCTAGATTTGCAATCACATGTAGTCACCACCGGCTTGGTAAAGCGCGTTTCCGtctaaagtaaaaaaacaaccGTCTCTCCTAATGTGTTTAGACCGGTGTTCGCCCAGGCGCTGGCGCTAGCGCTAACGCTAACTACTCGTTCGCGTGACACAAGTACCTGCATCATGGAATATTTGGATTCTGCTGGGCTCCCAAACCCATTAACACCAATGAAGCTGCTGCTGAAATAGGAGTTGGTCAGATTGGCATCGCTCAGAGCTCCGCTTTCCATACCCGGGACTGCACAaaaatgaggggggaaaaaaaaaagttaacaaaaaACTGTCCAGTAACATCCTCACTAATCTTGTTTCAATGTTTCAATACCATTGTTGTCACCTAttcgttcaaaaaaaaaaaaaaatctacgaCTGACACTTTCTGAAAAGAGATCTGGACTCTTCTCAGTTACAATGTTATCGATTtcaaacagggttttttttgtgtgtggcaCTCTTTTCTTCTGATTGAATGTTCGAGGTTGTGCGGCAATGatttctttttgacattttcaaaaagcagCTCTCAAAAAGCGTCTCTCCTGCATGCGTAAAAGCTACGACAACAAACTAGCCAATCACAGCCCTGCTTGGGGGAGACGTAAACAGTTAAGTCAATAAAGGCGCTCATATCTGCACTTCGACTTTTCTGTCGTTTGCCAATAAAATGGCAAAGTTGCAATTGCCATAACAAACATAACTCACAAGGCACAACTCACACTCCTCGCTTTCAGTGCAAGCTTAACTTTTATGATGTATTTCAAAACATGATACGTCAAACAGTAATTCGATGGCATCCATGCTCCCAGCTCGAGTGCGTGAGACACAATGTTGCAAACACTGACAGGTAGGAAATTCAGATTTCAACGTGTGTCGTAAAGTCACTAATATTTACACTGAGACTACAACACACAATTTAGAAGGCCTAACAAGTGAATAAAACCCGAACACAAAATCAGTTTACGCAAACAGTCGCTTTTCAGCTAACCGAACGATGTTTCAAATTTCTTCATGAACAATGACATTTGACTGAGTATCCTCAACTAACACCACTAACAGTGCTGGCGTAACTGTAGCAAAAAAGTGACACACTGTGAACTGTCTAGAGCAGATACAATGTTGTTGATATCCCAAAAGATTTGCGGGGCTAGTGGACCACGCTGATAAACCTTACGGTTTTCCTCACAATCTTTCGGGGGGTAAAAGGCCTCTGAGAAGCCACGGTCTCGATTTAAACATAGCTGGACTGAGGCCCAACAGTTTAACAACAACAGGAAAGAACGTGCTAGGCCTCAGCTCACTCACTGGTTAGCAACTGTCCTTCCAAATTCGTTCCCGCGGGCCCGTGGGACTCGGTCTTTTTGGGAACATTAGCACCCCCGGCACCTGAGCAAACCGCCGTGTTCCCACCGAGCGGATACCCCGCCGCCGTCACGGCTCCTCCGGCCATGGACAGAGGGACGGGACTGCCTCCGCCGCCGTGCAGAGACATGTTCGCCATGGACGGATCCTCGTGCAGGAACTGGCATTCGTCTCCGTAAAAACAAGTCTTGTCCTTAGCGTAATATCGGCAGAATTTCACCTTGACGTTCGAAATTCCGACACCCCCGAGCGGAGCAGCCGAAGCTGGGAGTCCACTATTCATGGCACCGCTGCTGCCTCTGCTGCTGCCggaacacactcaaacatagaGAGACGTCGACAGCCAGCTAGCTGTAGAGTTGATTCTCCAAAAAGGTCCTATTCAAAGAAGCTGCTGGCGCGTTTCCTGAGGCCCCTTAACAATATAAGTCTCATCATCCAGTCAGGTAGCACgctatggaaaaacaaacattgtgcTTCGTGAATTGATATAAACTGCCGTTGTCCATGTAGCTGGCCTAGCTAGCCTGCCTGTTAGCGCTTGGAtaacactgttgttgttttgtactctcttcctctgctctgctAAGCGCTAGTTAGCATTGCTTTGCATCATGGGTAAGCTGGTGTCCTACCGCAACTGACACTAAAAGGTTGTGAGTGGATCAATTATCGATTTTGAAATTACGTCCAGTAAAGTCAGACCTTCAGAGTCACTTATTATGAGACAACGcgactgttttcactgttttcactttgCAATGACATGAAATTCAAACctacaattatatatatatatatagttttaaGTCACATTGAAAGAGTGCCAAGTAATCACCAcggtctctatctctgtgtttgcaAAAAAGCAGTTGATAAGTCCGCGAGACTGACTGAGACAAAAGACTGTGGGTGAGGAGACCGATCTTTTTAGGAGAGTGGGGATCCCACTCATGAGACATCCTGGATAAttggacatttcaaaataatgaaaaatacgggggggggggggactataaataaatatgatcaaatacaatataataatataataataaaatatttttaaccaactgtgtattttttcctgattttactgaaaaaatATCAGCAGACGCAACTTAACTGAAGTCTTCATGGTCTCCTTCACCTTACTTTGCATCTTTAAGTGGTTCTCTTGTCTGATCGGTAGTTTGGTTCATGTCGTCAATACCACTCTGCATTAAGGAAAGACGTCATGTAGACTTAGAGCTACACTCACCTAACTCAGTTCACTATGTAATCTCACTGGGCAAGAGTACCGAAGCGAAAAACCTTGTTATGCATTCAAGCGATGCATTTAAGAAGAAATTACTCTCTGCCGGGTAAGTTTCCTGAGGAGTATACCAACACTTAAAAGACGATGGTTAGAGAATTTTTCAAATCTTAAGTCAGCTTTTGAGTCAACataaatatgtttattaaaaaccacacaaatgCTCACGACAGATTTAACGAAGATCTCTTTAAAAAAACGACAGTGTATAAAAAGTATCACaactaataatactaataacaacaacaacaataataaaaataataattcatgTAAATCGCtggtaaaaaatgaaaatctgttaaaacgaaaaaaaaggaaagaccaGGGCCTATACTGTAAACGAGTTTGTGAAAATTTTAGCCGGACCGCGGTGTattatttaaaatcattttgcaGAAAATGTGCAAAAACCTGCTCCGTTACACTGACTACTTCTTAATCTGTCGTTCAATTAAACAGTTTCGAAATTTGTCGTGGGTGATTTAGTCAGTATGACATATTCTCCAAGTGTTGTTTAtacgttttattttattttattttattttattttattcagtttagaaatttttgtgtttgtgtgtgtgtgtgtgtttttttgtgaagcGATGCTGCTCGTGCTGTGGAGCGCGTGTTGCAGCAGCTTTGCGCAGAGGCAAGACCAGAAAGACGGAGTAACATCTCATCCCTCGCGCATCACGACTAAAAATGTAGATACCTTTTTCATAATCTCACCCTCACACAGTTTTTACCCCGTCTCCTATTTGCCGTATAGTAATATTCCATAGCCATATCGTCCtctaaaataattatttgatATCAAAAGGAAAACGATAACGAGTTTCTACACTGTTTGAATTTCCCGTTTCCTGTTTCAGATGAAATActtttttctgaaaatgacaTGTTGAGTTTCTGGTAACACACAAGTTCAAGAAGGAATACCTTTCATGGTGTGAACCTAACAGAAACAGCAATGTAATATATTGCACTGAAAGtattttagggggaaaaaaaacgtttgtCCAACAAGAATGTACcaatacatttgatttttttgaatGGAATCGAAGTCAGTTTTAAACTGCAGACGTCGATAAAGATTATCTTTTAGTAGGTCACGTTAAGTTTGTAAGGTATGttgaggttttatttatttatttatttatttttgttgttgttgatttttacTTTCTGGAATCTCTCAGCTTCCGTCTCgtttgtctgagagagattCGGACAGCGGCACTGCAAAAGCTTTAATCCATGTTACTCCAGCCAAACCAgcactgagtgagtgaaagatTCATCTGAACCATTATCATCCCATGAACTAAAGTGTCCAaaactctttttgttgttgttaaaatgaCGGGTGGTATGTTTATttaattctattaaaaaaaactgatacCCGACAGTCTATCCAAGCGTTCCTGTTATCTCTAAATGTGTGGTAATATTTTTATAGTGTGCGTGGCTTATGATTCATGCATTTCAAATTCATGCCACATGATTTCCATCCTGGGCAAATCTATCAAGTCTTCGAAACAAAATGTCAGATAAAGATTAAAGTATTATTTGTCGTTTTTATGGGTTCTCTCTCTCggatatttttttctgtttgcaacCAGGGAAACCTTCCAAACCACAGCTCAAAGTCCAAAGCACCCTGAGATCAAACTATGACATAAATTGCACGTCGAGTGGAAACCCTGCACCACAAATCAGCTGGTTCCGTGACAGGAGTCTTATCCAGTACGATACTAAAATTGACTCATGACGTGCGGTTTGCTAAAGAATAAATTCTGTGCAGGTGGAAACTGCACTTATTTAATTGTTACCCTCATTCTGTTCGTGTTCTTATGTCCTTGTGTGTTTTAATTCTTTGCTATTCACAAATGCATGTGTTCGGAAAAGGCAATCAAATGAGGAGAAGAACGGAGACTGGGCTTCCAGCGTAATCGAAGGCTATGGGTATCACCATGTAGATTTGACCTGTTGTGCCAGAAACTCAAAAGGAGAGGAGTGCACTCAGCTCTATGATTATGGTAACGAATGAGAACCGATCTGCCGTTCATCCTTACAGTTCTACAGCTCTGCCATGTAACCACGCTAGATCAAGCAAATCCGCCCAGTCTGCCATCGGTGGTATGAGCAGGTGGACTTTAGGCAACGCCTGATGGACGTCTCTGTTACGTTGCAGATCTGGGTAGTAACAGTACAAACAAAGAGGCTTCGCTGGTCATGCTGAGACCTGGCGACACGCTCTTGCTCCGCTGCAGGTGGGATGGAATGGACTGGAAAGTTATACAGTGGTACTTCAAAAACGTCACGGTATGGGGCCATtctcatctatctatctatctatctatctatctatctatctatctatctatctatctgtctgtctatctatctgtctgtctatctatctgtctgtctgtctgtctgtctatctgtctgcctgtctgtctgtccatctgtccgtctgcccatctgtctgtctgtctgtctgtctgtctacctgaACCAAAACGGCTGATAATGTCACCCATTATGCCTGCAGAGGCATACAACTGGCTCTCAGTGGGCTATAAAAAGAGCTAAAATGCCCCTCGCTAACCTCGGGAGACGCTGTAAAGTGAGGTTTTGACTCatgctctgtctttgtgtctgtctgcctttcgTTTAGGTCAAAAGCGTGAGGGTTAGAACTGTCCAGACCTTCGCACAGTATTTGCTCATTGACTCAGT includes the following:
- the pan3 gene encoding PAN2-PAN3 deadenylation complex subunit PAN3; protein product: MNSGLPASAAPLGGVGISNVKVKFCRYYAKDKTCFYGDECQFLHEDPSMANMSLHGGGGSPVPLSMAGGAVTAAGYPLGGNTAVCSGAGGANVPKKTESHGPAGTNLEGQLLTIPGMESGALSDANLTNSYFSSSFIGVNGFGSPAESKYSMMQRMTSSSSSPSLLNDGAKNYTHSTHDPINSPTSSLFSDFGALSISQRRKAPNPAASEFIPKGAPRMATMSQTAVQAFPSPLFPHPSLGGSSAAALAPGMSLSAGSSPLHSPKITPHTSPAPRRRSHTPNPNPANYMVPTTASDQGGGAHVIQKETVGGTTYFYTDNTPAPMAGMVFPNYHIYPQTAPHVAYMQPKANAPSFFMADELRQELINRHLITMAQIDQTENPGVPSEVDSYHSLFPLEPLPPPNRLQKTNNFTYITSCYKAVNSKDDLTYCLRRIHGFRLVNTKCMMLVDMWKKIQHSNTVTLREVFTTKAFGDHSLVFSYDFHAGAETMFSRHFNDPTADSYFTKRKWGQHEPPPPRQHAGLLPESLIWAYIVQLSSALRTIHTAGLACRVMDPSKILITGKTRLRVNCVGVFDVLTFDNSQTNHLALMPQYQQADLISLGKVVLALACNSLAGIQRENLQKAMELVSINYSSDLKNLILYLLTEQTRLRSVNDIMPMIGARFYTQLDASQMRSDVIEEDLAKEVQNGRLFRLLAKLGTINERPEFQKDPTWSETGDRYLLKLFRDHLFHQVTEAGTPWIDLSHIVSCLNKLDAGVPEKISLVSRDEKSVLVVTYSDLKRCFESTFQELLTAASTPL